The genome window gatgacactcctgtaacatcatattacaacatacatatagagtttgttcgaaaatgtgcatatttagccacaaaaaaaccgtggttatacaatgacaatactagcaaaactagcctgaaaatgtcgggcgccatatttgacagtgatcttgtctcatgattaactattcataaacttgactaaaaaaatataagttggacagctatcgaaagacaaattagttcttaatgcaatcgctgaattacatttctaaaattatccttactgtgcaatacagggttcgccaagcgaagctataccaaagaaaatggcggaatatgcgtttaaaatttttcgacagaacaacgatttatcatcttaaatatttcttactatgaggtgatcttccatcagaatcttgggcaatgtatcctttcttgggtctaatcttcttttggtcgaaagatgtccgcttgtccgtcgaaatgcccactaacgttcgaccggtactggaaacgtgcccaaagcttcaaagtgcatcaccaagaattgcctcaaaatcgcactaaacggatataaattgctataaaacggtttaaattaactaccttatgatgtctttaacacctataacgagtaaaaacatgaccggcgaaatattactggctaaacccaagcttggaaagagatccagtccaacgtccttcgtgcgtcaggcgcagcaggaaaagaaatccacttccgccttgtgctgttttatacaggccctgattgcgcaatcgactccattcaaattgtcaccacttactgacatctagaggaaggcgtgggcagtgtttgtatcctcataggatttacagggactttaaaactgacctgggaccagaggccaacatttatgaaatctcactccatatcaggaaaagtgctgtagaatgagttctgttccactcagagacataattcaaacggctatagaaactagagagtgttttctatccaataataacaataatatgcatattgtacgagcaagaattgagtactaggcagtttaatctggagagcaaattatgctaatgcgaaacagcaccccctatagtggcaagattaAACAcgttctttggttactacatgattccgtatgtgttagttcatagttttgatgtcttcactattattttacaatgtgtaaaatagtacaaataaagaaaagccctggaatgagtaggtgtgtccaaacttttgactggtaaccATAGCTAGTTTGTGTCCACACAACTGCTATCAGCAAATATTCCATTTCTGACAAGAATGAGTGTATTTGCTCAAATCTAGAAATAGCTAGTTATATCAGCTGGTTACCATAGCTAGTTTGTATCCACAACTGCATCAGCAAATACATTCATTCCGGTAGCTACCGGTAACTATTTTTTTAGCTAGCTAATAGCTATCGTCAACTATCGTTTAAATTATTAGCATACCTGTGTTATTAATCTAAACCAGAAAACTAGCTCACCAGCATGGACTCAATAGGATCAGCTAACAtcgttagctagcaagcaataTGCCTCGGTTCTTCCCACAATCATTCTACAGTATGTTGCAATTGGATTATATACATTTTAAGTATTGCACTGCTATATAAATACTTATAACGACTTCAAACTAATAAGTAATTGATAGGAAGGCATAAAAAAAAAGTGACATTTTACCTAGTCTTGGCCTTCTACTTCTCTTGCTCACTGGCTCAGAGGACGTTGGACCCTACCAACTGCTCTAAAATGGTGTTGTTGCCTTCTAACAGTGAATCataaaaaaatactttttaaTTCAATATGCCTTCAACTTCAGAATATTAGAACATTCGTATGGGGGATAATTTCAATGTAAAAAACGGGTGCTCTCTTCTTTGAAAATAAAAGTTATTCTATTCTCAATGTGATAAATATGATTTGATGGTACCTCCCCAGTGACCTCTCACATTTTCAGCGGCAAGCTTCCGCTTCGTTGAAAGACGTGTTGACAATCGTTGCTGAAAATGCCGTAATGTTAGACTGTTCATGTTATTGATTTCTTTGCTCAATTTTTGTGAAATCTTGTATGGCACTTTATGGTATGTTACTCTATGGCCCATTTTATAGGACAATTAGTCTGATGGCCAacttagcatgctagctaacgttagctagcttggaCTGCAAACACACAATAGGTAGCTTGGCGTCTCTAACTAACTAGTTCTGTATGATGAATAGTGTTAATAATTGCTATGTAGGTGTATCATGTCCATGTACCGTTCATGGACCATGTCTGTTCGCATTTTTATAAAGATCAGACCTGCAGACCTGTTTGTCGTCAGTCATATTTTCTGCATGTGAAAGTGGATCGAAATATATATATAGCCATCTTGTTGATAACTAGATAATGGTCTGTCTTGTCCCTGCAGTATGACAGCTGAGGAGAATGACTTCTATTATCAAACTGACCGCTGTGTCAGGGGTGCAGGAGGAGTCTGCCCTCTGCTACCTGCTGCAGGTGGATGAGTTCCGGTTCCTCCTGGACTGTGGCTGGGATGAGAGCTTCTCTATGGACATTATTGATGCCATGAAAAGGTAGAACACACATCATCTAAGCCAGTAGCTCTCAATgcggtacttggcctatccaaaGGGAGTACTTGGTAAGACTCAGAACATAGGCCTAATGATTGGTTACACATGAAGGGGTACATGTGCAGAGCAAAATGTGATTGGAGGTACGGATTGAGAATCACTGATCTACGCTATCAAGACATTGTCTTTGATTCCTGAAGTCAACAACTAGAACTTATCCCTGTCAATCAGATCTCTTACGGGCCATTCCCCTTCTCAATAGGTATGTCCACCAGGTTGATGCGGTGCTCCTCTCCCATCCTGACCCCCTGCACCTGGGGGCTCTGCCCTACGCTGTGGGCAAGCTGGGCCTCAACTGCCCCATCTACGCCACCATCCCCGTCTACAAGATGGGTCAGATGTTCATGTATGACCTGTATCAGGTAAAGGCAGGGGCGtgttaacctggtcccagatctgtttgtgatgTCTTGCCAACTCGGcaggacagcacaaacagatctgggaccaggctaggggaTGTGGGTGATGTCCTACACCCTATTGAACAAGAGGTGACAGTGCACTCTGTTTTGGTAGTCACGCAACAACACTGAGGACTTCAACCTGTTCACCCTGGATGATGTAGACTGCGCTTTTGATAAAATCCAGCAGTTGAAGTACTCCCAGATTGTAAATCTGAAAGGTCAGTAAAACATGTATCAGTCTACCATAGTGATTGAATGATCATATTTCTATTGAGTAACCTCCTTGTTATAGCTGAAACACTGGTTCAATCGACCTTTTTACTTTTCTGGACAGGGAAAGGACATGGTCTGTCCATCACTCCACTTCCAGCTGGTCACATGATCGGTGGGACCATCTGGAAGATTGTgaaggatggggaggaggagattGTTTACGCGGTGGACTTCAACCACAAGCGAGAGATGTGAGTAGAGGCTGGATAGAGCATTTTTATTTTGCTGCTGAACCTTCAACGTACAGTacctgaccaaaagtatgtggacacctgctcatcgaacatcacattccaaaatcatggacattattATGGAATTGGTCGCATCAATTTGAAACGGCTGCGCGGCAATAATGACCTGACCTGTGTCCCATAATGAACCTGCATTTCATATAGAACCTGGCTAATAATGACTAGCCATCTTTTAAATTAGCATGTCcttgcagggcttgacattcaggtacactacatgatcaaaaatATGTGGagacctgctcatcaaacatttaatttcaaaatcatgggcatcaatatgaagttggtcccccaaCATATTGTAAATCTTTCCTCCAGCCACCTGAATGGGTGTACATTGGAGTCGGTGAGTCGTCCCTCTCTGCTCATCACAGACTCATTTAACGCTACGTACGTGCAGCCGCGTCGCAAACAAAGGGACGAGCAGCTTCTAAGTAAGTTAATCAACTCTCACTCATGTGTGCAGTAATGCTATCCTGATCACAAATATGTttatgctgtcttgccaactcctgtgGTCACTGTCACGCATGGCCATGGCTAGACAGCACAAAAAGATCTGGGCCCAGGCTACAGTAATACCTAGTAGttgaatatttaaaaaatgtctaATCCGCCAATCATTTCCCCCTTCAGCCAATGTGATGGAGACGCTACGCGGTGACGGCAACGTGCTGATTGCCGTGGATACGGCGGGCCGTGTGCTTGAGCTGGCTCAACTGCTGGACCAGATCTGGAGGACGAAGGACGCCGGTCTCGGGGTCTACTCTCTGGCCCTGCTCAACAACGTCAGCTACAACGTGGTGGAGTTCTCCAAGTCTCAGGTCTCGGCCACACGCATACCCTTTTCATTACATGGTCACACAGTACCAGACAATCTTTAAAACACTTTTAAGTGTTTGTTTCAGCCTGCCTGCACtgccagatgggtggggtttgcacCTTTGGGACTGTTCCATTGGTTCAATTGCACCGTGCAAGCTCAGTGAAGCAGAGCTAAAGTATTTGATCATATGATCTTTGAACCCAGGTCTCTAGCTCACTCACCATGAGGAGATGTGATCAACTTTGTGCTAATGTTCACTTTTCAATAGTGCTCACTGCTCGGTCATACATTTTGTGAAAAATATTACAACGATTACCTTTTGTGGGATGGATTTCATCTTTTTCTCAATGTTGTTGTAACACACGGCGCATGTCCTGCTAATATCGTGTGATTATCCTGTCATTGTAATAGGCACGTTAACAAGAGATGTGATTCTGCCTGTTATATTCTCCCCCTACAGGTGGAGTGGATGAGTGACAAGCTGATGCGTTGCTTCGAGGACAAGCGCAACAATCCCTTCCAGTTTCGCCACCTGTCCCTGTGTCACAGCCTGGCCGACCTGGCCCGTGTGCCCAGCCCCAAGGTGGTGCTCTGCAGCCAGCCCGACCTGGAGTCTGGCTTCTCCCGCGAGCTCTTCATCCAGTGGTGCCAGGAGGCCAAGAACTCAGTGATCCTCACCTACCGCACCACGCCTGGCACCCTGGGCCGCTACCTCATCGATAACCCTGGGGAGAAGATGCTAGACCTGGAGGTGAGACTAGGACAGGGGTCGGCAATTAGGTTTGCCCTCGGGGGAATTCTTCTGGGCTAGTAGTCAACGGGTCAGAACATAATTAGTATAATAGCAGCCCAATTCATAGGCCTACACTACAAATTGGACACCGttggtccaatgcagccatttttatctcgatatcaaataatttctgggtaacaataagTACCTTACTTAGagtgttttcaattaaaatggtcaaacaGAAACAAAAAAAGTTTCTTAGCAAAGgtcaatttctcaagcaagaattttgctatgactgtttgggagtggtctgagtagggAGGGAAAGACTGAAAatttgctgttattggcagaggtttggaacgtTCTtcttggtctattaactaatttgccgcttggtgatgtcaccattgaaggccaaaactccatcccaccaaaacaggaatAAAGTTTGAAACAGCTCTggcactaaaagggcattatcataattttcacaatttcacagtattattccaacctcacgTTCtagaaatgtatataaaacatcacgattttgactgcactgggcctttaacacaTCTGGTTAGTATAATGAAcataaataaacgcaacatgcaacaatttcaaagattttattgaATTAAAGTTCATATAtggaaatctgtcaatttaaataaataaattaggcctaatctatggatttcacatgactgggaatacagatatgcatttatTGGTCACAGATAGCTTAAAAAAAGTTAGGGGCGTAGATCAGCGAACCaggcagtatctggtgtgaccatcatttaCCTCATGCAGTATGAcactcctttgcatagagttgatcaggctgttgattggggcctgctcttcttcaatggctgtgcgaagttgctgtatatcagcttccaggaattgtgtacagatccttgcgaccattgggctgtgcattatcatgctgaaacatgaggtgatggcggctgatgaatggcacaacaatcgGCATCAGGATCtctgtcacggtatctctgtgtattcaaattgccatcaataaaatgcaatcgtgttcgttgtctgtagcttatgcctgcccataccataaccccaccaccaccatggtgcactctgttcacaacgttgacatcagcaaaccactcgcccgcATGTtcccatacacgtggtctgcagttgtacAGTCGGATGGATGTACTGCCAAAACTTCAAAAACGACGTTGGGGGGTGGCTTATGGTAgcgaaatgaacattaaattctctggcaacaggtctggtggacattcctgctgtccacatgccaattgcacgctccctcaaaacttgagacgtctgtagcatagtgttgtgtgacaactgcacattttagtgtccttttattgtccccagcacaaggtgcacctgtgtaatgatcatgctgtttaatcagcttattgatatgctcactaacagggatgtaaagaaatgtgtgtaccacatttgagagaaataagctttgagGGTATGGAACACTTCTGGGATCTGGCAGCTCATGctgctttttatatttttgttaagtgtatATAGTCAATTCAATGACAATAACATAATCATTTCTATCTGATTACACTGATACAATCAACAAAGACTTTCCAaaattagtttttttttaaatgtatttttgtgcGTTGATTGGGGAAAATCATCTTGCAATCAAGAGAAAATGTCGCTCTCAAAACAAAGGTGGCTAATGAAAATAGAAGTTTGAGGGAAGACTGGGCACAGAAATATGCATTCTTACCATATTtctccaatgtcaaaccagtgTCTTTTTTTGCTACGAAACTTACTGTTTGCAAATAATGAAGTCTGGGACGTCCTTATGAATCTAAGCGTGGTAGCCTACTTTCAAAAGTTAACTTTCCACCCAGACAGCATCCCGACAGATGCAGAAAATGTTTAGCTTCGAGTGACAGGATAGCAAATTCCATTTTTTTTGTCTCTTTCGAATATAGGTCGTAGCACAGCTTCAAAATGTCATAGACAAAAACCATATGCATCAGTCAGATATTTTGCGTGCATTTTAAAAAGCTTGTTTGAGATGTTAGGCATCAGTGTTGAGCATCGTTATAGAACACTTTATGTCATCCGGGTCCTTTTTTATTATTTCATTTCAAAATATTAAGCTAACAATAGGTAGGCTATCCCTTCTGTCCTTTTCTTTAACAAAGGATATGTCAAACCCTCGCATACACCCCTCAGTTGAAGCCCTGCTTTAAACCAAACACTCCAACCCCTTAACGGACACGGAGGGAATGGTGACAGTATTGGAGGATTTGGCTACCGACAAATCTATGTAAAGCATACATGCGCCTGTCAAACAGGTaggtctgtcaaacaggtaggcctgtcaaacaggtaggcctgtcaaacaggtaggcctgtCAAACAGGTAGGTCTGTCAAACGGGTAGgcctgtcaaacaggtaggcctgtcaaacaggtaggcctgtcaaacaggtaggtctgtcaaacaggtaggcctgtcaaacaggtaggtctgtcaaacaggtaggcctgtcaaacaggtaggacctgtcaaacaggtaggacctgtcaaacaggtaggacctgtcaaacaggtaggtctgtcaaacaggtaggtctgtcaaacaggtaggtctgtcaaacaggtaggtctgtcaaacaggtaggcctgtCAAACACGTAGgcctgtcaaacaggtaggcctgtCAAACACGTaggtctgtcaaacaggtaggcctgtCAAACAGGCaggtctgtcaaacaggtaggcctgtcaaacaggtaggcgaCCCTgtatttcttaaataggaagaaatagtcaAATATTCAAATGAAGAAAATGAATTACTCAAATTGCTTTCAGCCTCATTCGCTGTCCAACTCAGTTGATTGTACGCGGCCGCCGCTTCACGTTTCATTACTAGGCTTGTCACGATGCCCAAATATGACAAACAATAGGATACCAGGCCAAGGATCACGATAGCGAGTAGTATCGCGATGCCATGGTGGGAAAACAATCTGTGGCCTAGCATCCTGCTCACCCCGTCCCCCGGACGCTTGTTCACATTTTCTAAACCGCCAAAAACCTGTCACTGAAATTCACACTTCtactcaatacaacacattgaatttaacTTCACACTGTTAAGTGTATAACATAATACTGCATAGAATGGCTGATTTGCTCATATTTGCAAAGGCATACCTGTGATTTGGCTGGAGGAATGGGAAGAAGGgatatggaatggaatcaaacacatagaaaccgtgtttgataccattcctctcattccgctccagccattaccacgagtccGTCCTCCCCAATTCAGGTGCCCCCAACCTCCTATGATATacctgcataatgatctgcatgtcattgtgtcaGTGAGGAGAACATACTGCATAATGATCTACATGTAATTGTGTCAGTGTGGAGAACATACTGCATAATGATCTACATGTAATTGTGTCAGTAAGAAGAAAATACTGCATGAAACCTCCTTTCCTCTTCAGTTAACACATACTCACTCTCATAAACacacaacactctctctctctttcacaaacacacatacacacactgcttCCAATTTTTCAAACGTTAAGACACCAAACAGAATGTAAGGAGCACCAGAAATACAGATAGCTGTTTGATATAGTTTAGGCTTGCATTAGTTAGGCCTTATATGAATTATACCTTTTGAAGTAGAAGACCTTTTTCCTTTCTTCCTGTGCCAATCAAATGTGCCTAAACCTACTGtcaagttaccaggttgttagctagctaggtgacATGACTGAACAACATTGTTTATTATCAAACCAATAATTAGCGACCCTGGATTAGTTTAAAACGGGCCGCGACATGGTTTGTGAAATGATATAAAATGCGCGCGAATCTCGATAGAAAGAATAAAAGGCatctctggtaatatgggtcttATTTTTTAATGTTTAGGCTAGAGACAAGACGTTTTCTTTGCTGTAAAGCTGCGAACATGCTTGTCGCAAAGCGGTGCTCCATTTTCCCTCCCTGACACTCCGAGTCTGCATGACAGTGAACTTGCAAAGTCTACTCAGACTCGTCCGTGCTCTTTGTTATAACAGGCGATGAAATGATACAATGTATCAGCTTTGCTCACTTTGCGCACTAATCCAATGTAACAAATGTACAATTCTAACAACAAAAGACTCATAAGGGTCTGGGTCTGCATCCCTGCTCGCCATCACGGTTAAATTATATTGGGGGTAAAAAAAACGGAGGAATAGACGCGCGGACAAAGTGAAGCAGGTGTGTGAGCATTGGTAGGGGATGTGGCTGGCTGGTTCCAGCTGACACAGGTGATATGTGCTTGAAAGTGAAGTGGATATTGGACCTGCATATACAAGTGGCTATTGCTTCAATTCAACTGAATTATAATCCAAACTAACTTTATAAACATTTTATAACTGGCACCAGCAGGTTCTTAATATCGGTAGGGCTGAAAAAGGtggtagtatcatatgaaacggtactacaGTATTCTATAATGTTATTGTAAGTGTCATGACGTTTTGGTACCTTGATATTACACCATGGTACCGGTATACTGTGCAACACTTTTCAGCACAACCTAGCACGCTTGACTTATTAGTTGACTGTCTCTTGCACTCTCTCCTCATGGATTGAAGTTAAAATGTAACTTTTGCATTATTTTGGTGGGGTAACTTCTTCTTGGGACATTACATTTGGATCCGATacttaaaaaaacattttatgcATAATTAATATGGGGGGCTTTGGGGAACCCCAAAAAATAGGAGGCTGTGCGGCCATTTTGGCTCAGTGTGATAGCTTTttggatttatttattttggtgCAGCATCTCCCTAGGGctcttcctgtctctgtttccGTCTCAACTCAAGCGTGGAACAGCTTGATGTGTCACTGGCATTCGCACTGTTCCTCCCcccttttcttatttttttctccatttcatTTTCTTGTCATGTTGACAGATTAGAAAACGGGTGAAGCTGGAAGGCAGGGAGCTGGAAGAATacctggagaaagagagaatgaagaagGAAGCTGCCAAAAAACTTGAACAAGAAAAAGAGTGAGTCACTGACACTGTTTGTGTGTTTTGGGCCTCAACTTATTTACAATATTTGGGCACTGTGAATAATATTCCCAGACGTGGGTATTGTTCTGTGTGTGTTACGCGCTCTGTGTGTGTTACGCGCATGTGTGCGTTGCGGACGTACTATACAGATTCATGAAGTTGGTCTCCGGGAATGAAGATGTTTGTTTTTGAGATGAAGAAACACAGCAAGACTGTGGGTGTGTGAGTCTAATATATTTGTGTCTCTCAGGGTGGATGTGGACTCCAGTGACGAGAGCGACATGGAGGATGACCTGGAGCTGCCGGCGATGGTGAAGACCAAACACCACGACCTGATGATGAAGGGAGACGGCGTCCGCAAGGGCAGCTTCTTCAAACAGGCCAAGAAGTCCTACCCCATGTTCCCCACCCACGAGGAGAGGGTCAAGTGGGACGAGTACGGAGAGATCATCAGGTACTGTAGTCATTAAGCTATTACCCTTTTCACACTAAGGCGCTGATCCAAACTGAGCTGTGCTGACCCGGTTATGCATCAACCATAGATGCTGGACAAGGGAAATATCAGTGCCAGTACAGTTTGTTTGGCACAGAAGTGTAAAAATGCTCTACACAGACTGTCTTTTACCTCGGTAGAACCTAGAAATCGAAACATGAACCCCCTTTGAATAATGAGCTATGCATTGGATTTTTTGTTGAAGCAGA of Salvelinus namaycush isolate Seneca chromosome 29, SaNama_1.0, whole genome shotgun sequence contains these proteins:
- the LOC120024445 gene encoding cleavage and polyadenylation specificity factor subunit 2-like, with translation MTSIIKLTAVSGVQEESALCYLLQVDEFRFLLDCGWDESFSMDIIDAMKRYVHQVDAVLLSHPDPLHLGALPYAVGKLGLNCPIYATIPVYKMGQMFMYDLYQSRNNTEDFNLFTLDDVDCAFDKIQQLKYSQIVNLKGKGHGLSITPLPAGHMIGGTIWKIVKDGEEEIVYAVDFNHKREIHLNGCTLESVSRPSLLITDSFNATYVQPRRKQRDEQLLTNVMETLRGDGNVLIAVDTAGRVLELAQLLDQIWRTKDAGLGVYSLALLNNVSYNVVEFSKSQVEWMSDKLMRCFEDKRNNPFQFRHLSLCHSLADLARVPSPKVVLCSQPDLESGFSRELFIQWCQEAKNSVILTYRTTPGTLGRYLIDNPGEKMLDLEIRKRVKLEGRELEEYLEKERMKKEAAKKLEQEKEVDVDSSDESDMEDDLELPAMVKTKHHDLMMKGDGVRKGSFFKQAKKSYPMFPTHEERVKWDEYGEIIRPEDFLVPELQATEEEKNKLESGMAKGDEPMDQDSSSKVPTKCTSTTENLEIKARVTYIDYEGRSDGDSIKKIINQMKPRQLVIVHGPPEASLDLAESCKAFTKDIKVYTPKLQETVDATSETHIYQVRLKDSLVSSLQFCRAKDTELAWIDGVLDMRVVKVDTGVLPEEGVVKGEKGAGEEAVEDGELAMDVTPADDGTTDHSVVAQQRAMKTLFGEDMREPSEESDVIPTLEPLPAHEIPGHQSVFINEPRLSDFKQVLLREGIQAEFVGGVLVCNNMVAVRRTEAGRIGLEGCLCDDYYKIRELLYQQYAVV